A single Rattus norvegicus strain BN/NHsdMcwi chromosome 5, GRCr8, whole genome shotgun sequence DNA region contains:
- the LOC120102993 gene encoding ferritin light chain 1-like, protein MTSQIRQNYSTEVEAAVNRLVNLHLRASYTYLSLGFFFDRDDVALEGVGHFFRELAEEKREGAERLLKLQNERGGRALFQDVQKPSQDEWGKTLEAMEAALALEKNLNQALLDLHALGSACTDPHLCDFLESHFLDKEVKLIKKMGNHLTNLRRVAGPQPAQTGVAQASLGEYLFERLTLKHD, encoded by the coding sequence ATGACCTCTCAGATTCGTCAGAATTATTCCACCGAAGTGGAAGCTGCCGTGAACCGCCTGGTCAACTTGCACCTGCGGGCCTCTTACACCTACCTCTCTCTGGGCTTCTTTTTTGATCGGGATGACGTGGCTTTGGAGGGCGTAGGCCACTTCTTCCGCGAATTGGCAGAGGAGAAGCGCGAGGGCGCCGAGCGTCTCCTCAAGTTGCAGAACGAACGCGGGGGCCGTGCACTCTTCCAGGATGTGCAGAAGCCATCTCAAGATGAGTGGGGTAAAACCCTGGAGGCCATGGAAGCTGCCTTGGCCCTGGAGAAGAACCTGAACCAGGCCCTCTTGGATCTGCACGCCCTGGGCTCTGCCTGCACAGACCCTCACCTCTGTGACTTCTTGGAAAGCCACTTCCTGGATAAGGAGGTGAAGCTCATCAAGAAGATGGGCAACCACCTGACCAACCTCCGTAGGGTGGCAGGGCCACAACCAGCGCAGACTGGCGTGGCCCAGGCATCTCTGGGCGAGTATCTCTTTGAGCGCCTCACTCTGAAGCACGACTAG